A single Crateriforma conspicua DNA region contains:
- a CDS encoding multiheme c-type cytochrome: MSETNAPTPPTDISEKEQPVARKPVAKRVITPRLRVMLVIVLALFGILAANGLYLTSVTWIQHFTGRVLEDHFYQLMFLGHIGLGLLLIVPTLVFGFAHMWRARNRRNRRAVRIGYGLLVVAIVILISGVLLTRLGGFRIVDPSARRLVYWMHLVAPLVAIWLYWLHRLVGPRIKWHVGRRVALVIAGFVAVMVGFQASDATISDDSGPEEGRAYFLPSLAKTATGNFIASQTLMNDDYCLRCHEDIYDSWLHSAHKLSSFNNPAYRASVRETRQVASDHSGTVKAARFCAGCHDPVPFFAGEFDNPDYDDVANPTAHAGITCVSCHAIQSIDSDRGNADYTIDEPKHYPFTYSDNEWLQSLNELMVQAKPAFHKREMLKPFHKTDQFCGTCHKVFLPGELTQYKEFLRGQNHYDSYLLSGVSGHGARSFYYPEVAQTNCNGCHMPPMASDGFGARYSDELESLAVHNHHFPSANSALSHWFGDTDGIAAHEKILKGSLRVDLFGIRRGESIDAELVAPLGPELPELEPGQTYLIETVLRTLTLGHHFTQGTTDSNQVWVEVLVHDGDKLIGASGQRDEREVVDPWSHFVNNFILDRHGNRINRRNAQDIFTPLYNHQIPPGAGQTIHYRLDVPEDVGDTLRISARLLYRKFDTEYLDYIRADRDPDRDPLDLGRVGDPNDLPIIEIARDEITLAIAGGDGTAVASKQFIPTWQRFNDYGIGLLLKGKAELKQAAEAFAAVQRMGRYDGPLNLARVQFTEGDLTGATESLAVAATMEPPPPAWTHAWLSGMVNRQQGNLEQAAESLESVLNTRVPSRGFDFSKDYVVRNELGLALIDLAQRSEIMGDEDQAQKWYAQAEDHFHQVIDIDAENVTAHANLAEIYAATGQTESADRHRILHERYKPDDNAAEVAIPVARRQYPAANRAAEKVVIYDLGRDFVSPGEAETLTATGATSR, translated from the coding sequence GTGAGCGAGACCAACGCGCCAACGCCGCCGACCGACATTTCGGAAAAAGAGCAACCGGTCGCCCGCAAACCGGTGGCAAAACGAGTGATCACACCGCGGTTGCGGGTGATGCTGGTGATCGTTCTGGCGTTGTTCGGAATTTTGGCCGCCAACGGTTTGTACCTAACCAGCGTGACATGGATTCAGCATTTCACCGGTCGAGTGTTGGAGGATCACTTTTATCAACTGATGTTTTTGGGGCACATCGGTTTGGGATTGTTGTTGATCGTTCCCACGTTGGTCTTTGGTTTCGCCCACATGTGGCGTGCCCGAAACCGACGCAACCGGCGTGCGGTGCGGATCGGTTACGGGTTGTTAGTCGTCGCGATCGTGATCTTGATCAGTGGCGTCTTGTTGACGCGTCTGGGCGGATTCCGGATCGTTGATCCGTCGGCCCGGCGGTTGGTGTATTGGATGCACTTGGTGGCGCCGCTGGTGGCAATCTGGCTGTATTGGCTGCATCGTCTGGTCGGTCCACGGATCAAGTGGCATGTCGGCCGACGGGTCGCGTTGGTGATCGCCGGATTCGTTGCCGTGATGGTCGGCTTTCAAGCCTCCGATGCAACGATCAGTGACGATTCGGGACCGGAAGAAGGTCGCGCGTATTTCTTGCCCTCGTTGGCCAAGACCGCGACCGGAAATTTCATCGCGTCACAGACTTTGATGAACGATGACTACTGTTTGCGGTGCCACGAAGACATTTATGACAGTTGGCTGCACAGCGCTCACAAGTTAAGCAGCTTCAATAATCCGGCCTATCGCGCCAGCGTTCGCGAAACCCGTCAAGTCGCCAGCGACCATAGCGGGACCGTCAAAGCGGCGCGTTTTTGTGCCGGGTGTCACGATCCGGTCCCGTTCTTCGCGGGCGAATTTGATAACCCCGATTATGACGACGTCGCCAACCCGACCGCGCATGCGGGGATCACGTGCGTGTCATGCCATGCGATCCAATCGATCGACAGTGATCGGGGCAACGCGGATTATACGATCGACGAGCCCAAGCATTACCCTTTCACGTACAGCGACAACGAATGGCTGCAATCGTTGAACGAATTGATGGTGCAGGCCAAGCCGGCGTTCCACAAACGTGAAATGCTGAAGCCGTTTCACAAGACGGATCAGTTCTGTGGAACCTGCCACAAGGTATTCCTGCCGGGTGAACTGACACAGTACAAGGAATTTTTGCGGGGCCAGAATCACTATGACAGCTATCTGCTAAGCGGTGTTTCCGGCCACGGTGCACGCAGCTTTTACTACCCCGAAGTCGCACAAACCAATTGCAACGGATGCCACATGCCGCCGATGGCCAGCGATGGTTTTGGGGCAAGGTATTCCGATGAATTGGAGTCGTTGGCCGTTCACAATCACCATTTTCCCAGCGCAAACAGTGCACTCAGCCACTGGTTCGGTGATACGGATGGCATCGCAGCGCACGAAAAGATCTTGAAGGGATCACTGCGGGTCGACTTGTTCGGTATTCGACGTGGCGAATCGATCGACGCGGAGTTGGTTGCGCCTTTGGGACCCGAGTTGCCCGAATTGGAGCCCGGCCAGACTTACTTGATCGAAACCGTTTTGCGGACGCTGACGTTGGGGCATCACTTCACCCAAGGAACGACTGACAGCAACCAAGTCTGGGTGGAAGTTTTGGTCCATGACGGCGACAAACTGATCGGGGCCAGTGGTCAGCGTGATGAACGCGAAGTGGTCGACCCGTGGTCGCATTTCGTCAACAACTTCATCTTGGACCGTCACGGCAACCGGATCAATCGCCGCAACGCGCAAGACATCTTCACGCCGCTGTACAACCATCAAATTCCGCCCGGTGCCGGTCAAACGATTCACTATCGATTGGATGTTCCGGAAGACGTCGGGGACACGCTGCGGATTTCGGCCCGCTTGTTGTATCGCAAGTTTGATACGGAATACTTGGACTACATTCGTGCCGACCGCGACCCGGATCGTGACCCCTTGGACTTGGGCCGGGTGGGTGATCCGAATGATTTGCCGATCATTGAAATCGCTCGTGACGAAATCACGTTGGCGATCGCCGGCGGCGACGGCACGGCGGTCGCGTCGAAGCAGTTCATTCCAACGTGGCAGCGGTTCAACGATTACGGCATCGGATTGTTGCTGAAGGGCAAAGCCGAATTGAAGCAGGCGGCCGAAGCTTTCGCGGCCGTGCAGCGAATGGGCCGGTACGACGGCCCGCTGAATTTGGCGCGTGTGCAATTCACCGAAGGCGATTTGACCGGGGCGACCGAATCCCTGGCGGTTGCGGCGACGATGGAGCCCCCGCCGCCGGCTTGGACGCACGCTTGGTTAAGCGGGATGGTGAATCGGCAACAAGGCAATTTGGAACAGGCGGCGGAAAGTCTGGAAAGCGTCTTGAACACTCGGGTGCCCAGCCGCGGATTTGATTTTTCCAAAGACTATGTGGTTCGCAATGAACTGGGGCTGGCGCTGATCGATTTGGCTCAGCGATCGGAAATCATGGGCGACGAAGATCAGGCCCAGAAGTGGTACGCCCAGGCCGAAGACCATTTCCATCAGGTGATCGACATCGACGCGGAAAACGTCACCGCCCATGCCAACTTGGCGGAGATTTATGCGGCGACGGGGCAGACCGAATCGGCCGACCGGCATCGCATTCTGCACGAGCGTTACAAGCCGGACGATAACGCGGCGGAGGTGGCGATCCCCGTCGCACGTCGCCAGTATCCGGCGGCGAACCGGGCGGCGGAAAAGGTCGTCATCTATGACCTGGGCCGAGACTTTGTGTCGCCCGGCGAAGCCGAGACGTTGACGGCGACCGGGGCCACGAGCCGTTAA
- the ykgO gene encoding type B 50S ribosomal protein L36 produces the protein MKVVSSIGALKYRHPDCQVVKRRGRIYVICKSNPKFKVRQGGAKIKKARR, from the coding sequence ATGAAAGTTGTCAGCAGCATCGGCGCCCTGAAATACCGCCACCCGGATTGCCAGGTGGTCAAGCGACGCGGGCGCATCTACGTGATTTGCAAAAGCAATCCGAAATTCAAAGTCCGCCAAGGCGGCGCAAAGATCAAAAAGGCTCGCCGCTAA
- a CDS encoding glycosyltransferase family 4 protein → MRVALIIPTMDRGGAEKQLCLLASGLDHDAFDVHVFLLTRGGPRLADLQDAGIPVTLIGKRFKADPTALWRLKKALQAFRPDVAHTWIFAANSFGRAAAILAGVPSIVASERCVDPWKGWRHLAIDRVLAKRSDAITTNSQGVVDFYAGHAIDANKFVVIPNGIPPRHVDDISRDEALDRLGIDPSRRLILAVGRLWPQKRYRDLIWAAELVATVREDTTLVIIGDGPQRGELLRHRDAVTRPDRVWFAGQHDDVAQLLPHADVFWIASEYEGQSNAVIEAMQAGVPVVASNIPGNVDLVVHGETGWLVKLGDTADFARQTLALLDDSQEAERLGAAGRQRIEQEFTVESMVRRHADLYRRLCVGKAGPTVPA, encoded by the coding sequence ATCCGCGTCGCCCTGATCATTCCCACGATGGACCGTGGCGGCGCCGAAAAGCAATTGTGCTTACTGGCATCGGGGCTGGACCATGATGCTTTTGATGTGCATGTGTTTTTGCTGACCCGCGGTGGTCCACGACTGGCCGATCTGCAGGACGCCGGGATTCCCGTGACGCTGATCGGCAAACGATTCAAAGCGGACCCGACGGCTCTTTGGCGACTGAAAAAGGCGCTGCAAGCATTCCGGCCCGACGTGGCCCACACATGGATCTTTGCCGCCAACAGCTTCGGTCGCGCCGCGGCCATCCTGGCCGGCGTCCCGTCGATTGTGGCCAGCGAACGTTGCGTCGATCCGTGGAAAGGCTGGCGTCACTTGGCGATCGATCGCGTGCTTGCCAAACGGTCCGATGCGATCACCACCAACAGCCAAGGCGTCGTGGACTTTTACGCCGGCCACGCCATCGATGCCAATAAGTTCGTCGTCATTCCCAACGGCATCCCGCCTCGCCACGTCGACGACATCAGCCGCGACGAAGCATTGGATCGTCTGGGAATCGATCCCAGCCGCCGGTTGATCTTGGCCGTCGGACGTCTGTGGCCGCAAAAGCGTTACCGCGATTTGATTTGGGCCGCCGAACTGGTCGCCACCGTCCGCGAAGACACCACACTGGTGATCATCGGTGATGGTCCGCAACGTGGGGAATTGTTACGGCATCGCGATGCCGTCACGCGCCCGGATCGCGTCTGGTTTGCCGGTCAACACGACGACGTCGCCCAGTTGCTGCCGCACGCCGATGTGTTTTGGATCGCCAGCGAATACGAAGGCCAAAGCAACGCGGTGATCGAAGCGATGCAAGCGGGCGTTCCCGTGGTGGCATCCAACATCCCGGGCAACGTCGACTTGGTCGTGCACGGTGAAACCGGTTGGCTGGTCAAGCTGGGCGACACCGCCGACTTTGCACGCCAAACGCTGGCCTTGCTGGACGATTCCCAGGAAGCCGAACGTTTGGGCGCCGCCGGCCGGCAACGGATTGAACAGGAATTTACGGTTGAATCGATGGTCCGGCGCCACGCCGATCTGTACCGCCGACTGTGCGTCGGGAAAGCCGGTCCGACGGTTCCTGCCTAG